The following coding sequences are from one Pseudoalteromonas carrageenovora IAM 12662 window:
- a CDS encoding PAS domain-containing protein produces MDKGSNFSMMSGKGQSIRSKLIITFIIIALAPLCLLTWFSFSHVNSTLKQNLDNELSELSDIGKQFANIWFTDHIKDLYLLKAQLATAPLQKQNLIDKFEKQYDFVNHVELVDASLGDTQPTSDFFSSLEKQSIDNIFERVSVSSKIQFHTLGLSNKAIHIVAIPILNSNQQLDAILLADLNLAGLLNNLNKIHAENKDITFYVMHHNKIQQLIEGTDNSLFLSQNSSVLNRVFPYKNTNNEILYAYKSNLNFLNEDGWQLLVSKPVKVALQGADNYKQLALLTNAAALILILISSLWFGRRLSRPLINLAKTVENITKGGTGKVAILNDSKEFNQLSSDLNELVEVKAKQQTTLQEQRTALQVALKQLAEQKSALDEHAIVAITDLHGTITFVNKKFCEISGYDEHELIGKNHRLLNSGKHDKAFFKEMYQTLKRGDVWNGHICNKAKHGGIYWVDTTIAPFLDEHGKPQSYIAIRTDLTALKLQELELEQHKTQLQLVIDSTAVGIWDWYVDTGKVTFNNRWAEIIGYQLSEIEPFSINTWYKYAHPEDLIISEQKLKEHFTGQTDYYVHQARMKHKNGHWIWVLDTAKVVEWNSDGSPMRMIGTHLDISAQKATEHELQGSRDRFASLVANIPGIIYRCKFDEKLSTLYMSEQSIEITGYSPNELIHNESLDFYDLIHKDDALKVKNEILHCVGAKQSWSIEYRVNARDGSLHWVNEKGQAIYADDGSVLYLDGFILDITQRYNTQLEVKRQQSLLESMSKQGQIGAWEMDLEAHTLYWSDEVKVIHDVPEDFEPNIDTAIEFYKPGVHQDTINTLFECAVTLGESWSVELIILTHTGQERWVKSMGQAEFKDDKCVRVFGSFQSIDAHKRLELESEKANRYNKNLASLTVAPEVQNSEVAQVKKLAIKSMCEVLDVARASIWIFNPQRNAMACHGLYIQGQGFVDSDAVLTAKDYPCYYNSIFEHNLVAIEDVYTHPATTDFTDSYTKPLNIKSMLDAVISSGDGNLGILCAETVGEHHHWSQSEETYLRSLATLVGSTLVSQQRKVISEELKVALVKAEEAAVAKSDFLATMSHEIRTPMNGVLGMLELVELEPLSKPIETKVGIAKKSAHSLLGVINDILDFSKGEAGKIELEKINFNGRDLIGEVAAAQALSAQDKGIEIILDLVSLEPSQLCGDPGRIRQVVTNLLSNAVKFTSHGEVVVSAKVNKLAQGLAFVISVKDSGIGISEEKQQQLFTPFSQVDASTTREYGGTGLGLAICKQLCELMGGEISLVSKQGEGSVFTATFMLTQGEQKERYIPNVNMAELTVLVVDDNETNRIVISQQLQHWGAKVVLASNAKQALDMCAQRYKNDQEIYNIAVLDMQMPEMDGIELCKVLKADERYKSMPLVMMTSIAGMEGAQKYSDVGFQAYFPKPVTTADLISALSVITSNEDDEVLPLVTPGYISSLKKVGEPAQILLVEDNPINQQVSKLMLKKLNCEVTIAENGQLAIDILKAHESDFFKVVLMDCQMPVMDGFAATAAIRKGLATMKHKDIKIIALTANAMESDKERCIKAGMDDYLSKPIQLDILKDKLEQYI; encoded by the coding sequence ATGGATAAAGGTTCAAACTTTAGTATGATGTCAGGGAAAGGCCAGTCAATTCGAAGTAAACTAATTATAACCTTTATAATTATTGCTTTAGCTCCACTTTGTTTACTGACGTGGTTTAGCTTTAGTCATGTTAATAGCACGCTTAAACAAAATTTAGATAACGAACTCAGTGAGTTAAGTGATATTGGTAAGCAATTTGCTAATATTTGGTTTACTGATCACATTAAAGATTTATATTTGCTAAAAGCTCAACTCGCGACAGCTCCTTTACAAAAGCAAAACTTAATAGATAAATTTGAGAAGCAGTACGATTTTGTCAATCACGTTGAACTAGTTGATGCTAGCCTTGGAGATACGCAGCCTACCTCCGATTTTTTTAGCTCATTAGAAAAACAAAGCATTGATAACATTTTTGAACGTGTGTCTGTATCGAGCAAGATACAGTTTCACACGTTGGGCCTTTCTAATAAAGCGATTCACATAGTTGCAATCCCCATCTTAAACTCTAATCAACAATTGGATGCTATTTTACTAGCAGATTTAAATTTAGCTGGCTTGTTAAATAATCTAAATAAAATACATGCAGAAAATAAAGACATAACATTTTACGTTATGCACCATAATAAAATACAGCAACTTATTGAAGGCACAGATAATTCCCTGTTTCTTTCTCAAAATAGCTCTGTGCTAAATCGAGTTTTTCCTTACAAAAATACTAATAACGAAATTCTATATGCCTATAAAAGTAATTTAAATTTTTTAAATGAAGATGGTTGGCAATTATTGGTCTCTAAGCCTGTAAAAGTAGCGCTTCAGGGGGCTGATAATTATAAACAATTAGCACTACTAACTAATGCAGCTGCGTTGATATTAATACTTATTTCATCTTTGTGGTTTGGGCGCAGGCTATCTAGGCCATTAATTAATCTTGCTAAAACAGTAGAAAATATTACTAAAGGTGGCACAGGTAAGGTTGCGATCCTTAATGACAGTAAAGAGTTCAATCAACTTTCATCAGATTTAAATGAACTGGTAGAAGTAAAAGCAAAGCAACAAACTACCTTGCAAGAACAACGTACAGCCTTACAAGTTGCGCTAAAGCAGCTCGCAGAGCAAAAAAGTGCGCTAGATGAGCACGCTATTGTGGCGATAACGGATTTACATGGCACTATTACTTTTGTAAATAAAAAGTTTTGCGAGATCAGTGGCTACGATGAGCATGAGTTAATAGGTAAAAATCATCGCCTTTTAAATTCAGGTAAACACGACAAAGCATTTTTTAAAGAAATGTATCAAACCCTCAAACGTGGTGATGTATGGAACGGCCATATTTGTAATAAAGCAAAACATGGTGGAATTTATTGGGTAGATACCACCATTGCGCCATTTTTAGATGAGCATGGTAAGCCGCAAAGTTACATTGCTATTCGAACTGATTTAACAGCACTTAAACTGCAAGAGCTAGAGCTTGAGCAACATAAAACACAATTACAGCTTGTAATTGACTCAACCGCTGTGGGTATTTGGGATTGGTATGTTGATACAGGTAAAGTTACATTCAACAACCGATGGGCTGAAATTATCGGCTATCAGCTAAGTGAAATTGAGCCTTTCAGTATAAATACTTGGTATAAGTATGCTCACCCCGAAGACTTGATCATATCGGAACAAAAACTCAAAGAGCACTTTACCGGGCAAACAGATTACTATGTGCACCAAGCCCGTATGAAGCATAAAAATGGGCATTGGATTTGGGTGCTAGATACTGCAAAAGTGGTTGAGTGGAATAGTGATGGCTCACCAATGCGTATGATTGGTACTCATTTAGATATATCAGCTCAAAAAGCGACTGAACATGAGTTACAAGGGAGTCGAGACAGGTTTGCATCTTTAGTTGCTAATATACCTGGAATTATTTATCGCTGTAAGTTTGATGAGAAGTTAAGCACTCTTTATATGAGTGAGCAATCGATTGAAATAACAGGTTATTCACCTAATGAACTAATTCATAATGAATCTTTAGATTTTTATGACTTAATACATAAAGATGACGCACTAAAGGTAAAAAATGAAATTTTGCACTGTGTAGGAGCTAAACAATCTTGGTCTATTGAGTACAGAGTAAATGCCCGTGATGGAAGCTTGCATTGGGTAAATGAAAAAGGCCAAGCAATTTACGCAGATGATGGCAGCGTTTTATATTTAGATGGTTTTATTTTAGATATTACACAGCGTTATAACACACAATTAGAAGTAAAGCGTCAGCAAAGCCTATTAGAATCAATGAGTAAACAAGGGCAAATTGGCGCCTGGGAAATGGACTTAGAAGCGCATACGCTTTATTGGTCTGACGAGGTTAAAGTTATTCATGATGTGCCTGAAGACTTTGAACCGAATATTGATACTGCTATTGAGTTTTACAAACCAGGAGTGCATCAAGATACTATAAATACTCTGTTTGAATGTGCAGTGACGCTTGGAGAGAGTTGGAGTGTTGAGCTTATTATTTTAACTCATACAGGGCAAGAGCGCTGGGTTAAATCAATGGGGCAGGCAGAATTTAAAGACGATAAGTGCGTACGAGTATTTGGCTCATTTCAAAGTATTGACGCTCATAAACGCTTAGAACTCGAAAGTGAAAAAGCCAACAGATACAACAAAAATTTAGCATCATTAACTGTTGCGCCAGAGGTGCAAAATAGTGAAGTGGCTCAAGTTAAAAAATTAGCCATTAAATCAATGTGTGAAGTATTAGATGTTGCACGCGCATCGATATGGATTTTTAACCCACAACGAAACGCAATGGCTTGTCATGGTCTATATATTCAAGGACAGGGGTTTGTTGATTCTGATGCTGTATTAACCGCTAAAGATTACCCATGCTATTATAATTCCATTTTTGAACATAATTTAGTGGCTATAGAAGATGTATATACGCATCCGGCAACCACTGACTTTACAGACTCATATACTAAGCCACTTAATATTAAGTCAATGTTAGACGCTGTAATTTCTAGCGGAGACGGAAACTTAGGGATTTTGTGCGCAGAAACCGTAGGTGAGCATCATCATTGGAGCCAAAGTGAGGAAACCTATCTTCGCTCTTTGGCGACGTTAGTGGGCAGTACGTTAGTATCTCAGCAACGTAAAGTTATAAGTGAAGAGCTAAAAGTCGCCCTTGTAAAAGCCGAAGAGGCAGCCGTTGCTAAGAGCGACTTTTTAGCCACTATGAGTCACGAAATTAGAACGCCTATGAATGGTGTACTGGGTATGCTTGAGTTGGTGGAGCTTGAGCCGCTATCAAAACCAATCGAAACTAAAGTTGGTATCGCTAAAAAAAGTGCTCACTCTTTATTGGGGGTCATTAACGATATACTTGATTTTTCAAAGGGTGAAGCAGGTAAAATTGAACTTGAAAAAATTAACTTTAATGGCCGTGATTTAATAGGTGAAGTTGCTGCGGCTCAAGCACTGTCAGCACAGGATAAAGGCATTGAGATCATTCTTGATTTAGTCTCGCTAGAGCCTTCACAGTTGTGCGGCGACCCTGGTCGTATTCGTCAAGTTGTAACTAACTTACTCAGCAATGCCGTTAAGTTTACCAGCCATGGAGAGGTGGTGGTTAGTGCAAAAGTTAATAAATTAGCGCAAGGTTTAGCGTTTGTTATTAGCGTGAAAGACTCTGGTATTGGAATTAGTGAGGAAAAACAGCAGCAATTATTTACACCTTTTTCTCAAGTTGATGCATCAACAACGCGTGAATATGGTGGCACAGGTTTAGGTCTTGCTATATGTAAACAGCTTTGTGAATTGATGGGGGGAGAGATTTCTCTTGTCAGTAAACAAGGAGAAGGGAGCGTATTTACAGCCACTTTTATGCTTACTCAAGGTGAGCAAAAAGAGCGCTATATACCTAATGTTAACATGGCTGAGTTAACGGTTTTAGTTGTTGATGACAATGAAACAAATCGTATTGTTATTTCTCAACAACTCCAGCATTGGGGGGCCAAAGTAGTCCTTGCTTCTAACGCTAAACAAGCATTGGATATGTGCGCGCAGCGATATAAAAATGACCAAGAAATATACAATATAGCAGTGCTTGATATGCAAATGCCCGAAATGGACGGCATTGAGCTGTGTAAAGTATTAAAAGCGGATGAGCGCTACAAATCAATGCCACTTGTAATGATGACGAGTATTGCGGGTATGGAAGGTGCGCAGAAATATTCAGATGTTGGTTTTCAGGCATATTTTCCAAAGCCAGTAACAACGGCCGATTTAATTTCGGCGTTGTCTGTTATTACAAGTAACGAAGATGATGAAGTGCTGCCATTAGTTACACCAGGTTATATTTCTTCGCTTAAAAAAGTAGGAGAGCCTGCGCAAATATTATTAGTTGAAGATAACCCTATCAATCAACAAGTTTCTAAATTAATGCTTAAAAAGCTTAATTGCGAAGTGACTATTGCTGAAAATGGGCAATTAGCCATCGATATATTAAAAGCCCACGAGTCTGACTTTTTTAAAGTTGTTTTAATGGATTGCCAAATGCCTGTAATGGATGGATTTGCAGCCACCGCAGCTATTCGCAAAGGGTTGGCGACGATGAAACACAAAGATATTAAAATCATTGCGCTGACTGCTAATGCAATGGAGTCAGATAAAGAGCGTTGCATTAAAGCAGGAATGGATGATTACTTGAGTAAACCAATTCAATTAGATATTTTAAAAGATAAATTAGAGCAGTATATTTAG
- a CDS encoding GNAT family N-acetyltransferase, whose protein sequence is MKQPVIIRDAKPSDAKTILHFITELAIYEKEPDAVKTDEQAIIDTLFSEGATAHSIICLQDDEPIGFAVYFYNYSTWLGKNGLYLEDLYVSPDSRGNGAGKAIMKHLANKAISNNCGRFEWVVLDWNKPAIDFYDSIGAKPQNEWIIYRLTGQELIDFAK, encoded by the coding sequence ATGAAACAACCCGTTATTATTCGTGACGCGAAGCCAAGTGACGCGAAAACTATTTTGCATTTTATTACTGAGCTTGCTATATACGAAAAAGAGCCAGATGCTGTAAAAACAGATGAACAAGCCATTATAGATACTTTATTTAGTGAAGGTGCTACCGCTCATAGTATTATTTGCTTACAAGATGATGAACCCATTGGTTTTGCTGTGTATTTTTACAACTATTCTACGTGGCTTGGTAAAAACGGTTTATACCTAGAGGATTTATACGTAAGCCCAGATAGTCGCGGTAATGGCGCAGGCAAAGCAATAATGAAACACCTTGCAAATAAAGCAATTAGTAATAACTGCGGTCGCTTTGAATGGGTTGTACTTGATTGGAATAAACCTGCAATAGACTTTTATGACAGTATTGGGGCTAAACCTCAAAATGAATGGATAATTTATAGGTTAACTGGGCAAGAGCTAATCGACTTTGCTAAGTAG